The genomic region GGTTTTTCTGCTATTTGTAGGACAGTCTACTATCGTAATGGATATATTTGGGTTGAGTGGAAGAACTGAAAGGAATAACGTACAAGTCAATCACTTCGAATTTGCATTTGATTTAATTGCAAATTGTGGTCACAACAGTGGAGGGATTAGACCAGGACTGTCCAGTCTGATCCACAAAGGTCCAGTTTGGCTGTGAATTGGCATTCAAAACAGAACCAAGCTGTCAGGATTGGGAAACCATGACACATTAACAGTTTTACAGGATGAACCACATTGATGGGAGGTTCTTAGAAGCCTTCATGAAGCCACACCCTAATAGATCAGATTTATATCCAACCCAGCTCTGCTTTCATCACATTACAAACCTCTCAGATCTACCAACGATGAAGCTGCAGGTAACACTGGCACTCATCTGTGTGCTTTTCCCAAAAGGTATGAAACATGACTTACAGAGTGTCCTTGAAATATTGGAATTTGCTGAATTTGTCCTTCTTTAAAACTTCTTTAGAATGCAGTTTCACCAAGTTGTTGTTGGAGTGATGTTAAAGAGTCTTTAACGTCTTCCGTACAGTAATTTTATGTGTTACGCTATTGATGGTCAGTGTTTAAGGAGATAAATAGATGTGGCTTTGCTGAACTCTcatgtctgactgcactgtccTGTAGCGCTGGCACTGCAGTGTTATCAGTGTATACCAGGACTGTCTGGAACATGCACAGACACCACGACGGAGTGTCCAGCTCAGTGTATCAGCAGGGCCATCACAGTGACGACTGGTAAGAATGACCTCAGTGTGTAACGGTGAGACTAACTCTCGATTAACTCGCGTGCTGTGTTCACTAGGTGATCAAGAACATGAGGTAAGTTTAAAGGGCTGTGCAGCACCAGGGCAGTGTTTCATTGGGAGTCTAAACCTGGGATTTAGTAGAATGACCTTCAGTTCGTATTGCTGCAGCACTGATCTCTGCAATGCATTTGAACAGCCaggtaaaaacaaaagcattacaTATTAAACAAAGAGCATACATTACAACAGCAGAACTGCAAATTATGTGAAGCCTTTTCTTTTCACTTGTTTATCTGTTAAGATTTTCAACCACCACCGCTTTGGAAGGAGTGCTACGTCTGTACTGAGAAAGACTGCAAAGGAACTCTGACATGTGAACTTGGAAATTACTGCATCACGGCCACAGGTAAAAACTGCAGTCTTGTCTGTAAATCTATAAAGTATTCTTACAGTTCTTAAAGTTGTCTGGGATTGAGatgtttgtttgaatgttctGGTCTGCTGCAAAATGGGGGCAAAACCAAAAGTGTCACCTGAATTTTTAACGTCTATCTTTGTTCAATTTTACAGTCATATTAGTTAATATatcaaattatattttgttgattttctaagtaaaaaaagGTGAAAACATATAAATGGCAGCcagtattttcaaataatgtaaaaaaaaaggagatacaagttttgatgctttgtttttgttccagtatctaactttctctctctctctctctctctctcacctacATCTACATTCACAGCTATGTTGCATGGTGCTCGAATGACTTTGAAAGGCTGTGCAAGCAAACATGTCTGTAGTGCCCCTGCATCAATCTTGAAGGAAGCTGGAATCATTGGCAATGTCAGCTGCTGTTCAGGGAACCTGTGTAATAGGGCTAAGGGCTTTTATGAAAACCTGCATAACAGTGCTAAACGCATCAAACAGAGTCTCCTCATCGTGGTCTCCTCATGCATCCTCTTCCATTGAACTCTTTGCTGCTCAagcatttttccacatttttccttTCTATATTCCAAGACTAGCAAACCACATATAAACTTAATTCAGAAACAGCTGGAACAGTGTGTGACGTGTTAATTaaaacagagagcagtgactaaattctgtttgatctgtattaaatttagaaaatgttaaaaaaaaaaaaacatgaagtttatttttttttgtatgatgcaacactttccaaaaaactTGTTTAACACTATGTTACTTTGGCTTTTTCCTTGTAATAATCGCTTGGGAATAAAAGACACCAATTCATCCAGTTAttgaaagcagaattttttgccattctcTTGATATATCAATCTTCAGCTTTTGATgctatacaaccccatttccaaaaaaagttgggacactgtggagaatgaaaaaaaaaatagaatgcaatgatatgcaaaatcatgtaaaccatctttttaaaggaaaatactacaaagacaacatgcagacaactgagaaatgttattgttttttaaaaaaatatatgtccattttgaatttgatgccagcaataagttgggatgggggcatgtttaccactatgttttgttttggaacTGAGGAGGACCatttgctgtagtttttaaattaaatgcttTCCTATTtcgtttgatataggatttcagcttcTCAAGAGTtaggggtctcctttgtcatatttttcatttcaaatgttatCCATGTGTGacagactgcaggcaggccaatttagcacctggactcttttaatacagagccatgcttTTGCAATATGTGCAGTGTTGATACTGTGGTTTGACATTCTCTTAcagaaataatcaaggccttctctgaaaaagacgttgtctggatggcagagTATGtggccaaaacctgtatatatcattcagcattaatgctgccttcacagatgtacatgtcacccatgccatgtgaactaatgcacccctataccatcatgaatactgacttttgaactgtgaaCTGAAAACAAGCTGAGTGATCTTTAGCCCGTGTCCATGATttacaaaaagaatttcaaattttgattaatTGGACACAGAACGCTTTTATACTTTCCCTcggtccattttaaatgagctcaggcccagagaaggtggcagcatttcttgatcctgtttatatatggtttcttctttgcattttagagttatAACTTGCATTTGGGGATGCAGCACCAAATTGTTtttacagacagtggttttccgaaacCCATAccgtgatttccagtacagaatcatgtctgtttttaatgcagtgctgactGATGTCTCAAAGATCACGGctagcaaatactggttttctgccttgtcccttgcatacagagatttctacAGATTCTTTGACAGGGTCTTGTCTGTTCACTGTCCAATTTGGGATAGTGGCCTTTCAATCAGAACAAATTAAGCACccatgctctctctccctggcTGAAACTCCCACATGGCACTGAGGACTGTCCCAGTGGGTCTTTTTTCCCCATGTCCCATTTCTTGCAGGACCAATCTAGGTCAGCCTGGTTTCTCACTCAGCAGCACTAGGCTGCCAGCCATCTTAGTGTTTTGGTGATGCTGAAGTGGCTAGCTCCCACTGTCCCAAGGACAAGATGGAGAACCTGCAAACAGCAGAAAGCAAGGAGCACAACTTGGTGAGCTCCAGTGCCTGTAAAGCACCCCTTTTTGCAGCTCCAGCATGTCTCTTCAGCATGTCTTCCAGCCACTTAGTAGCCTCACTGTGTGGAGCCATGGCTTGGTCTGGTCACCCCTGATATTTCAGCCACTCCACTCCTATCCTTCTGGCATGGTTGTGTCAGAGGTGACACACTTACACCCATCTACCCAGCCTGGGTATGTTAACAGCACATCAATGTTGCTGTGATTCTGTCCTGCCTGCTGCACCATATCAACTGAGACCCCATCAACCCAACAGCCTGGGACTCTCTGGTTGCACTGTGGCATTCAAGGCCACTAGCATGTCAAACCCCAGGATGCAAGCTCATCTGCTGCAAATTTCCCTGTGTTTAGATGCCTGCCGACCATGGTCTCTGTGAGCTTTTAGCCCCACCTGCTTACAGACATGGTATGTTCAACCTCACATTTGTTGTCATTACAGTGGATACCACACCAATGTATGAGGCTGGCTGCAGCCTGCATATTCAATCAAAATTGTTTACACCTCTTCCACCCACTGTAAAGCCTCCCTAAGGCAGTTAAACTTTGCAAGCCTGTTTCTGAAGGCTTGCTAGCCTTACTGCCCATAGGAATGCTTTCAAAGCCAAGTTATCACAGACCATTGCCACAAGCTCTCCACAGGTGAGCCCCACCATATGCTCCCTGGTGAGTGGACTCAAATTCTGTCCATGCTGGCATTCTCTCCAAGGGAGTTTCCCACTAATGCGCATGGGCCACACTTGACCACCAAACCATCTCCCTAAGCCAATCATGAGGTTGTGCCAAGTTACCATAAAAGGCAGCAGGGGGGTCTAACAGTACCTACAAGGCTGGTCCTTTTTTGGCCACTTTTATCATGGACACCATTGTAGCATGGACAAGATAGAGTAGAAGCATAGCCTCTCAAAGCTCAGGCCCATAATACAGCTTTATATTGAATTGGTAGCCAGAGTATAAGAGAGGAAATATGGTCTTTAAACCTCTAGTATGGCCATGCTTAGCCACAGAATCTCACCTGGGGTTATTAATCAGGAAACAGACCTGAGTGACAGTAACACACACTCCTAACATCCAGGACCTACCCAGCCTGCTCAACAGTTCCCATAAACTGTAAACAATGCAAAAtacatgcatgtttttgtttgtttgtgtttttaaagcatCATTGGAACCCCAGCATGTTTTGATGCcacaacattttaaacaatctGTTACAAATTGATATGTTTTTTATTAAAGGAAGTGGTTTCTTAGCAATCAATtgaaacatacaaataaatgaatttacATTACTCAGTCATTCTCTTACAGGAAGTAATTAAGAAAATGTATCCAAGCAAC from Pygocentrus nattereri isolate fPygNat1 chromosome 9, fPygNat1.pri, whole genome shotgun sequence harbors:
- the LOC108410466 gene encoding urokinase plasminogen activator surface receptor-like, producing MKLQVTLALICVLFPKALALQCYQCIPGLSGTCTDTTTECPAQCISRAITVTTGDQEHEVSLKGCAAPGQCFIGSLNLGFSRMTFSSYCCSTDLCNAFEQPDFQPPPLWKECYVCTEKDCKGTLTCELGNYCITATAMLHGARMTLKGCASKHVCSAPASILKEAGIIGNVSCCSGNLCNRAKGFYENLHNSAKRIKQSLLIVVSSCILFH